The Carassius gibelio isolate Cgi1373 ecotype wild population from Czech Republic chromosome B9, carGib1.2-hapl.c, whole genome shotgun sequence genome includes a region encoding these proteins:
- the LOC127965539 gene encoding G-protein coupled receptor 183-A yields MEIEVDSNTTHNDSDTCTNLYDHRDWAQYFLPTVYSLICIVGLLGNVLALHVIWPNLKKLNSTTLYSANLVVSDILFLLALPLRTVYYAKGFHWPMGEGLCKAVALLFYINMYAGVNFMTCLSVDRFIAVVLPLRFSRFRRVQKVRYICVAVWVLVLMQTLPLLSMPMTNVEKSGHITCMEYPNFEKIDNLPVMLIGAVVLGFGIPVITILVCYSALCSKLRLLAKSNKLTEKSGRSRKAIGVICAVILVFVVCYTPYHVDLLQYMIRKLRYKPDCSELHDFQISLHITVCLMNLNSCLDPFIYFFACKGYKKKVLKLLRKHVSMSFSSVVRTSPEGSSKDVFANDKIHMSSRSTQKERSSVLLSTSNGFE; encoded by the coding sequence ATGGAGATAGAAGTAGATTCAAACACCACCCACAATGACTCAGACACCTGTACCAACCTGTATGACCATCGTGACTGGGCACAGTATTTCCTGCCTACAGTGTATTCTCTGATTTGCATTGTGGGTCTATTGGGCAATGTGTTGGCATTGCATGTCATCTGGCCTAATTTAAAAAAACTCAACTCCACAACTCTGTATTCTGCCAACCTGGTGGTGTCGGACATCTTGTTTTTGCTTGCTCTGCCCTTGCGTACGGTTTACTATGCCAAGGGGTTCCACTGGCCAATGGGGGAGGGTTTGTGCAAAGCCGTGGCGCTGCTGTTCTACATCAACATGTACGCCGGTGTCAACTTCATGACTTGTTTGAGCGTGGACCGTTTTATTGCAGTGGTGCTGCCGCTGCGCTTCTCCCGATTCCGAAGGGTTCAGAAGGTGCGGTACATCTGTGTTGCCGTATGGGTCCTCGTATTGATGCAGACCCTGCCTTTGTTGTCGATGCCCATGACGAACGTGGAAAAAAGTGGTCACATAACGTGTATGGAATATCCCAACTTTGAGAAGATTGACAACCTGCCTGTCATGCTCATCGGTGCCGTGGTGCTTGGCTTCGGCATCCCTGTGATCACCATCCTGGTGTGTTATTCTGCACTGTGCTCCAAGCTCCGCCTCCTGGCCAAGTCTAATAAATTGACAGAGAAGTCGGGTCGTAGTCGCAAAGCCATCGGCGTGATTTGCGCTGTCATTCTTGTGTTTGTGGTGTGCTACACCCCTTACCACGTCGACCTTCTGCAGTACATGATCAGAAAGCTGCGGTATAAGCCAGACTGCTCAGAACTGCATGACTTTCAGATCTCCCTTCACATCACTGTCTGCTTAATGAACCTTAACTCGTGTCTGGATCCCTTTATCTACTTCTTTGCCTGCAAGGGATACAAGAAGAAGGTACTCAAACTGCTCAGGAAACACGTGAGCATGTCCTTCTCGAGTGTGGTCAGGACGTCGCCTGAAGGCTCCTCCAAAGACGTGTTTGCTAATGACAAAATCCATATGAGCTCCAGAAGCACTCAAAAAGAGAGGAGCAGTGTGCTGTTGAGCACCAGCAATGGTtttgaataa
- the LOC127965345 gene encoding G-protein coupled receptor 183-like, with protein sequence MTDQTPQQTMPMNDSSKNQTCDVFIYKESARIIFPTFYCLVFIISVAGNSLVLCITCQKKQKMNSTTMYIINLAISDTLFTLALPGRIIYYIQGFDWPFGDFLCRLTAMIFYSNTYASIAFMTCISVDRYLAMLHRQRCQRLRKNKVVRGICILVWVVVLLETSPLLMKNTMEYRSGHRTCMEFSNFDSPRMAYVLLFACIIGFCIPLGLILCCYSQVSYKLSKTAKENPVTSRSGSNSRAKNMILLILLSFGVCFSPYHINIIQYAVRRLYNEPTCEDLKTLKMSLQVTVSMMNFNSCLDPIIYFFAIKTYKQRVMSLFKSYLSVSASSRSMQENSSSNT encoded by the coding sequence ATGACAGATCAAACTCCACAACAGACAATGCCAATGAATGACAGCTCCAAAAACCAGACTTGTGATGTATTCATCTACAAGGAGTCTGCGCGGATCATCTTTCCCACTTTCTATTGCCTGGTTTTTATCATCAGTGTGGCAGGTAACAGCCTGGTCCTCTGCATCACCTGTCAGAAAAAGCAGAAGATGAACTCCACCACCATGTATATCATCAACCTGGCCATCTCCGACACCCTCTTCACCTTGGCTCTTCCCGGCAGGATCATCTACTACATCCAAGGCTTCGACTGGCCTTTTGGAGATTTCTTGTGCCGGCTGACTGCCATGATCTTCTACAGCAATACCTATGCTAGCATCGCCTTCATGACCTGCATCAGTGTAGATCGCTACTTGGCCATGCTGCACCGTCAGAGATGTCAAAGACTAAGGAAAAACAAAGTTGTGCGAGGTATCTGCATTCTGGTATGGGTGGTAGTGCTTCTTGAAACGTCTCCTCTGCTCATGAAGAACACCATGGAATACAGGTCCGGTCATCGAACGTGCATGGAGTTCTCTAATTTTGATAGCCCCAGGATGGCATACGTTCTCCTGTTTGCTTGCATAATTGGGTTTTGCATTCCATTGGGACTCATCCTGTGCTGCTACAGTCAGGTCAGCTACAAGCTCTCCAAGACGGCCAAGGAAAACCCGGTGACCAGCAGGTCTGGCAGCAACAGCAGAGCCAAAAATATGATCCTGCTCATTTTGCTGAGCTTTGGCGTGTGTTTCAGTCCCTACCACATCAACATCATTCAGTATGCAGTTAGAAGGCTGTACAATGAGCCCACTTGTGAGGACTTAAAGACTTTGAAAATGTCCCTGCAGGTAACCGTTTCCATGATGAACTTTAACAGCTGCCTTGACcctattatttacttttttgccATCAAAACGTACAAGCAGAGAGTCATGAGTCTTTTTAAGAGCTACCTTTCCGTTTCAGCATCCTCAAGGAGCATGCAGGAAAACAGCAGCAGTAACACATGA